AATTTTACTGGATTTTTATCAGAATTTTCCAGGAATTTGATTGAAATTTTAAGGGACTTTTCTTAAAATATTATGGGAGTATTCATGAAATTTCATGAAAATCAATGGGGAATTTTTCTGGAATTTTATGCTGATTTGTCTAGAATTTAATGGGAGTTTTCCTGGAATTTTTGAAAATCTTATGGAATCTTCcttttgtgaattttttctGGAATTATGTGGGAAATTTTCTTGGAATTTTCTAGGATTTTTCCAGACATTTTATGGGAATTCTCCTtgaattttatgatttttttcctaaattcaatgggaattttcagggaatttTCCAGCAACTTCATGGGAATATTCCAGAAATTCTATGTGAATTTTCAAGGAGCTTTCCATTATAGtttcaagagaaaaaagaaatttcaGGAAAGTTTCCATGAAAAAGAGAAATTTTTCAGGAAAGATTATCTGTTCTTTTTTGGCTAATAAATTCAAAATGTGTGACTTTGATTGAATGCAAAGAATCCaagagttttgtttgtttgaataTGACCACATTTTTATATTAAGATGCTACATTCAGGCAATCACTGGCAATGAAACGATGTACAAATACAGTCCATCAGAGAGAAACAACGTCTGAACAtagaatgacatgaaaagtaGATCAGTTTTTAACTGAGAAAACGACACATTTCTCTGGTCTCTGAgcattttttctttccagtgTTCATGAGGTTACTGAACTTCAATCCTATTTGCTTTGCTGCAGACATGAACAGAAAGAGAGCAAATTGTGACatgatttttttagaaatgctttTGCTTTCAAATCCCATCGTGTGTGTTCGGACCTGCTTGATCATCCACTAAGGGTCTATGTGTTCATGTCAACATGTTAGCCACTTTAACTCTCTcagaaatgcaataaaatttggaaaattttacAGAAACAAATGGTTTATCAAAAACAGCATATCTGATCCCCTTAGAGAAAGGGATGATCTTCAGCTTGTGCTCTTTTCTCTTTAGCCACTGTTCTTTGTAGATCATACTGCAGCCCACcaaacttgtatttttttttgtataatcatatttattccaaaattcatgttgttctgtcttaaTAGAACCTTAAGTATTGGTACtctccacatttttaaataccTCAAAATCCATTTGTTATTCAGCACATAGCAGATAGTAGCCTTCTTTATCACAGAGATAAATGATGTCAACCTGAGCCTCGTGTGATTTTCTAAAGTGATGTATTCAAGAAGAAAGAAGTGAAGTCTGATAATATGGTATTTACACATCTCAGTAGTAATCACAGATATTGCTAAATGGTTCAGTGGCCACTTGGTACAGGTTAACTGATAAATAAAAGACTTTTgatgatggaaatgcagaaCCATCAAACCACAGTGAGGCAGAATTATGTTAAAACTAATCCCATGTTTCCTGGTATGAACAATCTGCTTTCCCAGCTGATATCTGATCAAGTAAGAAAACCACAGGTGTAACTATAAACATTAGAAGAACAATGAGCATTACAAGAAATGGAAAATATCTCTATATTGTAGAGTGTTAGACTAGAAAACTGATACCACTCACATTTCTGTTATTTGCAAatgaactgaaacagaaatgttacAGTCTGAGAGAGAGTTATGAGTTGTTACGAGCCTTTTTCCTggcaaacagctgattaaatcatttgttttctatGTAGCATCTCTGCTGAGTGGCAGCCACCCTCATTCGTTCAAATAGTTACCGTACAAAACTGCTCCTAAAACAAAAATTCACACTTTACATTAAATCCCAACTGCTGTATGAGTCGCCCGATATCATGTTCATCTGTCATGGATATATCTGTATTGTTGTACATGTTGTCCAATACATGATAATATGAAAACTTTCTTTTAATTAAtataatacagaaaaagaaGCTTGGGATATTATAGAAGCTGTTTCATCACATAGTTCATCCCACAGAACAGGTCAGACTCTATTATTCAGAACTCTTACAGGGCTCCAAACTGTGACCAAAATAGTTGTATGTGCAACCTTTTTTGAGAGTGTGCTACTTAAGATTTCAGGTGATTCGAGTGAATGATTATTGTTACGTTGATGTGGTTCCTTCCGTCTGCACAAGTTGCTACTGCAAATTATTGTGGTTGAAAAAAAGTACTGTTTCTTCCACATTGTCTCAGTCTGTCCATGCCTGATGGTGAGGAGAGGGAAAGGTCTGACACACCTGGTGATAAAAGTGTTCCGGTGCAGAATGGGAGATCTCTACTAAGTCAGTTAAGATGAAGAAATCGCCCTCAGTCTTGATggttaaaatgttaaaagtgaTCACACTTTTGACTAAATAAACATGATCGACTCTGATGTTGACAATGCTCGTAGAAAACTCTGCCAATAGGAAGCAGCACAGATGATTATTTTCAACTTGGTAAACCTGTATAGAACActcttttcactgttttccaaCAAATATCTGgtcacacagctgtcagtgttatAGCCGCATGTGAGGAGTTTATGACTGACATCACAAGAGGACttgtgacaaaataaatatattttcagattaaaaccttttacaaATATGAAGTCTTGTATCACTGAATGTCAAGCAAGAACGGAATGAAATAAGCCCGACTCTGAAAAAAGACTAACAGatttttaaagacttttctatagagacaaaaaaaatggatccAGAGAAACCAAGGCTGTCAGTCATTGCAATGACTTTTTAACCATGTGAATGTGATATGTTTATAAATGTGATGTTCtgaattttctatttttttcctgccttttctggtttctttgttGCCTGCTCCAGGGGCTGCAGATGGAAACTAGCAAGTGCACTATAACCTGGTACAGAGCGTCTTTATTCTGTGTTTAATGTTCTTCTGTAATGATCCCTGTCAAATAAACTAATACAATAAAAGAAGTAACATAACTTGGTTATGCAAAAACAGCTGTTCATCAGCATGCATGGTGGATTAATAGCTGTAGCAATGATGATCCAAAATAAAGAGGATCAGATGAGGCGACCAAATCATTTGCTGGAGCGATCAACCAAGACAGTTTGTAGTACCGGTGATACCAGTGGAAACGTTAGCATGGAGCCCCGATGAAAAATAATCAGTTTGTCTTTAAATGGGGAAAAAGGAGAGGCACactaattcatttttattttaatcttgaAATAGAGCAACAATTCAGGACAAGTCATTTGCCTCAATTTTACCCTGATTTCACACCTGACAGCAACACTGGACTCAATCGATACCAACGTGCttcacattcattcacacaacAGTAAGCGcaacaataatcaataacagCACACGTCATGACAAAGTTCGACAGACAGGCAAGAACATGGGAGACACTGAACTTTGGGCAATTTGGGAACAAGTAGCAGAGTTTCAAATTGCATGTGAAGGAATTAAATAAGAGCTCAAATATATCTGTGTTGTCATGAACAGGaagaaatctgaaataaaatagcattttcacaattttcaatATACCTAATTTGCAGTCTTACATTCTTATACATTAATCAGTCAACCACATGTACaacatacaaatacaaaaacatgcaaaatagacacaaaaagaacaaaactgcaACACAAAACATCAGTGAGATAAAAGGCACCAGTGTTACGCTTAAACACAAAGACTTATTAAAGTGCCCAAATCCACAAAAACTGCATAAAGCTGAAATCATTATCAAAAATAGTCTCAATTCACTTGGTGTCTCATCAGTATACGGGTGTCTTCTTTATAATTTTGTAgctattttcatattttagtaGTTCtcattattaatttaaaattttaatagggctttttgcttttaaaaatggctGTGCAACATCTatgaatgtaaaaatatgtcTTTATGAGATATAatctacacaaagaaaacatttcaacagcACAAGGAACCTTTAAATACAAACAGCACTTAACACCACTGTCAAAATACACAGCCTTTATAACAGCTTTAGACGGTTTATGCATGGCTTTAATAATGGCTAATAAATCCTTTACTAGCACTTTATATAGCATTTATAAACTATTAATTATAACAAATGTACCATTATCAGGTTGTCAGGGATCTTCTGCTCTTTGCGGCAATGATGCAGTTATAAATGTTGGTATTCCATTAATaactaattattaaattttggTCTAGAGACATTTTTAGGAAGCTGGAAATCAAAAAGATAAATTAATAAAGTCATGAAGGTACAACTTATAAACTGTTTGTGGGTAAAATAACCATTTGAAATGTCATTAAGTGTTCATGAAATATAATTTTGTTTAATGTAGTGATATGATGTATGATATTGCATCAACTGGGCTTCATTCAATTTTCAGCCCAGGACATTTTATCATGGTTTTGATTGCGTAAATCATTTCGCAGCAGATATAACATCATGCTGCTGAATGCTAACACTAAATGCCCCTCTTGTCTCCTGTGTTTCCGCACAGTGATGATCGCAGCTACTTGGGTGCAGAAGAAGTGTCTTTGTCCCATATTCCTCTTTTTGTAACTCTCTGAGCTATCCCATAGGGCACGTGACACGCAACTGTCCCCATTTCCGCTGCCCCCTCCACATGAAACATCTGGTCGTCAAAGAAAATATGCGGCCTGATCTTCTCCAGCATTGGGCCCTTGGGTGCCCCAGCGAGAAAGAGAGCTTCGTCGATCTCCAGGCCCCACGAGCGCAGAGTTTTTAGGGCTCTGGTACCAGAACTGGCTGCACTGCGAGCCGTCACCAGGTAGGTCCGGATGGGGCAGTCCATGCGCTGGCCTTTGGCATAAAactttttctgcagctttccTAAAGCCTCCAGGAAGCACTTCAGTGGCCCCTGCGGAAAGAAAGAAGGATACAGGACAGTAAATAGACTGATTAAACCTCCAAAACACAACTCATGGTatcaaaatacatatttttcacaaaaaatgttgcttaaTTGCATAGATGCAACTCCACGTTGCTGCATGctttagaatgtgcagatctatgaagtccaaagttctctctccttccaaACTACAACTGctcgctgcagctcaagcacaccagctcactatGAAACTGCTCTATGCTACACAACAGGAGGCTGGAATAAAGGAGAAATTTCAACCACGTTTCCTTGGTACATTGCACCTTTGAAGGGGAAATTCTCAACCACGGTGTTAACTTTCAGCATGTAAAAACACACTATATGGACATGtaaggacaaaagaaaaaacaagtttaaagaaaaactttagATCCAGAGTTTACTAGCTGGTTTCTAACTTCCATGTTATCAACAAGATTACAGTTACCAAGTTAGCTGTGAAAATGTGTTAACTTTACCGAAAAAAACAAATAGTAGAAGGAAACAATCTGagttaaaacaaaacattttttgaaagagCAAAACTGACATTGGGGACAAGTCGTCCATCTAGGGCAATTTTCTTTGGTCATGTTTGTTCAACTGTGGCACTTGACAAAGTTGTAAATGTTTCATCATTGTGATTTCACTTTTAGTTTTAcctgtcatttttctttaaacGGCTTCAAAGTGTGTACAAGTTTATTAGAAGGGAATGTAATTTTTCTATCTtgaattaaactaaataaatgtgcatatatgggctgcacagtgacttggtggttagcactttcgcttgtagccagaagatccctggatttgctttctgcatggagtttgcatgttctccctgagcatgcatgggttttctccgggtactccggcttcctcccacagtccaaaaatatgctgaggttaactgattactctaaattgtccgtaggtgtgaatgtgagtgtgattgtttgtctgtatatgtagccctgtgacagactggcgacctgtccagggtgtcccctgccttcgcccaagtcagctgggataggctccagcaccccccgcgaccctaatgaggataaagcggtgtatagagaatggatggatggagtttgcacgttttccctgtgcatgcgtgggttttctccggcttcctcccacagtccaaaaacattctcAGGTTAATTggaactctaaattgcccgtaggtgtgaatgtgagagtgattgtttgtttctatatgtatccctgtgacaaactagtgacctgtccaggatgtccccttgCCTTCaggtgtcagctgggatagactccagccccccacgaccctaatgaggattaagtggtgtatagataatggatggatactCTACATGGTCTAGAGGCTTGTTTTCATGCGCCTTCTCATGTTCAAAGAACTTGTCCAGTCCATGGGCCTTGTAAATACGCTCAGACTCGTCTGAGAAGAGGACGGCGTCTCCATCAAAGGCAACTCGCAGCTGAGTCTCCGAAACCTCCATTATCTTCTCTGGGGTGAACATGGTGGCTGCTGCTATTCCTGGTTCACACACAAAGACTTACATTATACTGTGCGTTGAGTTTTAGTCTCATTTATTAATATTGACACTTAAAAAttgcactaccgttcaaaactttggggtcacacaggcaatttcatgtattacgtgaaaactcacttttattcatgtgctaacataattgcacaagggttttttaaTAATCAATGAGCtgttcaacaccattagctagaacacaggagtgatggttgctggaaatgttcctgtgtacccctatgtagatatttcattaaaaaaaatataaaaaatcagccgtttccagctagaagagtcatttatcacataaacaatgtctagactatgcttctgattaaattaatgttattttaattggaaaaaaactgcttttctttggaaaataaggacatttcttagtaaacccaaacttttgaatggtagtctAAGTGCATACATCTCTTACAGTTTTGGAATAAACACTTTGTACTCACCTTCCTCCAGAGCTTCACGAACCTTGATTGGATCAGCAGACAGGTACAGATTAGCGTGGTAGGCCTTCAAGTAGCCTATGGGGCTGTTTCCTCCAGTCATACAAAAACGCTCGATGAACAGCTCTGCAGAGAGGAGAAGTAGACTGAGGGAACAGGCGATGtgcaaaaaacagaacacagcTGATAATCACAGAATAAGATCACAATCAGAGGTGCAGTTCTGTGTTTATCTCACAGTCATCAGTCTATATcaacagagaggaaagaaaTAGTTAAATGCTGCTGTCTCCTTGCTGATGAATGAAACTGAAGAGATTTTTCCAACTCGATAAAGTGAAAATTTCTGCAATTTTagcaaatgacaacaaagaaagaagaatCAGAGTGGATCGATGGGGGCATAACTACTTATTTTTACTTATGCATCTGTAATATTTAGTCACAGAAATCAAAATGCTGCTCAGATCACTGTATTAGCATCAAATGTTAGCGGTGCTAGCGGTGTGTGGCTCGAGGAGGCTGAGGGGGGGAAAGGGAGAGACAGTGACATGAAAGAAAAGCGAGATTTTTCCAGTTCATGAGTAGGTGCAGCTGTGCAGGTTATGGGTCTGCCAAATCCTTGTGAAGAGCCAGGACTGTACATCCCAAACTCCCATCATTTACCCTCGGGGGTCATATTGCAGTATGTGGAGCATGAGAAAGATCCCACAATATAAACTGTTCAGGGGGCTCACAGCGACCCCTTAACCTGAGTGTGTCGACACGCAGGGCTTCACGGAGGAAACCAACAAAACAGCTTCAGCAGAACAGCGAAGCACCACAGAACCAGAGATCCTCAAAGATTACAACCAGTTCCTTCCCTGTTCCTTCTGTCTTCCTCTTATTTGGTCAAAAGAGGATACTGTGATGCTttttgtgcgtgtttgtgtgacCAAGGGAGGACTTGGGTCGTAAAGTCACTCACAGTGTGGGAACAGAGAGGAGCAGCTGCGGAGAATAGCTAGAGAATCGACAGGACGTTGCCTCCAGTCCAGCCCACCCTCAGTCTG
This is a stretch of genomic DNA from Acanthochromis polyacanthus isolate Apoly-LR-REF ecotype Palm Island chromosome 1, KAUST_Apoly_ChrSc, whole genome shotgun sequence. It encodes these proteins:
- the LOC110952151 gene encoding cytosolic 5'-nucleotidase 1A-like, with protein sequence MSLNTGQSLTVSGQDLTKNGSSSRAPWEDARTVLKPSTPTRKPKPPKPENAITIAVSARVLFTMEKEQQIYEQQGMEDYIKYQVEHETEPFSPGPAFSFVKALEAVNTQLRELYPESEELFDVVLMTNNHANVGLRLINTINHHQLFIERFCMTGGNSPIGYLKAYHANLYLSADPIKVREALEEGIAAATMFTPEKIMEVSETQLRVAFDGDAVLFSDESERIYKAHGLDKFFEHEKAHENKPLDHGPLKCFLEALGKLQKKFYAKGQRMDCPIRTYLVTARSAASSGTRALKTLRSWGLEIDEALFLAGAPKGPMLEKIRPHIFFDDQMFHVEGAAEMGTVACHVPYGIAQRVTKRGIWDKDTSSAPK